Proteins from a single region of Paraglaciecola sp. T6c:
- a CDS encoding glutathione S-transferase family protein, whose protein sequence is MLTLHHLNNSRSQRILWMLEELGVEYDIQRYQRDSQTNLAPESLKKVHQLGKSPVITDDEVTVAESGAIIDYLARKYLDKALMPEPGTEAYRQYTYWLHFAEGTLMPPMVAKLVFDKVRQNAKPFFVKIIANKIADKVMDGYYGLNLVANLKFVEQYLADNEWFAGDALSGADIQMSFPLEALASRNVPGEYPNIAAFVKRIHARPAYQQGLSRGGQYDYA, encoded by the coding sequence ATGCTCACACTTCATCATCTTAATAACTCTCGCTCTCAACGCATTTTATGGATGTTGGAAGAGTTGGGTGTGGAATATGATATTCAGCGTTATCAAAGAGATAGCCAAACGAATTTGGCGCCTGAGTCATTAAAGAAGGTGCACCAGTTAGGTAAGTCACCCGTTATCACAGATGATGAAGTGACTGTGGCGGAGTCTGGGGCGATTATCGACTATTTAGCGCGTAAATACCTTGATAAGGCCTTAATGCCCGAGCCAGGTACAGAAGCGTACCGCCAATATACCTATTGGCTACATTTCGCCGAAGGAACCCTGATGCCTCCCATGGTTGCCAAGTTGGTATTTGATAAAGTCAGACAAAACGCTAAACCATTTTTTGTCAAAATCATCGCCAATAAAATTGCCGATAAAGTCATGGACGGGTACTACGGGTTGAATTTGGTCGCTAACCTTAAGTTTGTTGAACAATATTTAGCGGATAATGAGTGGTTCGCTGGTGATGCGTTATCTGGGGCAGATATACAGATGAGTTTTCCGCTAGAAGCGTTGGCCTCACGCAATGTGCCGGGAGAATACCCAAATATTGCTGCCTTCGTAAAACGTATTCATGCGCGGCCGGCTTATCAACAAGGTTTGTCCCGCGGGGGCCAGTACGACTACGCTTAA
- the ribA gene encoding GTP cyclohydrolase II, with protein sequence MKQHQKYEFVSSASLPTRWGQFTIHGFVETATEQEHVALTFGQWQSGDVVPMRIHSECLTGDALFSTRCDCGAQLEKALQNIVEQGKGVLLYLRQEGRGIGLLNKIRAYNLQDQGLDTVEANEHLGFDADLREYDMCKLMLDTLNVQRVNLMTNNPKKRKALEAMGIEVVSRTPIDHGITDDNRHYIRTKTEKLGHVFDPHLLK encoded by the coding sequence ATGAAACAACATCAGAAGTACGAATTCGTGAGCTCAGCCTCCCTTCCCACGCGCTGGGGCCAGTTCACCATACACGGGTTCGTTGAAACCGCTACCGAACAAGAACATGTCGCCTTAACTTTCGGACAATGGCAATCTGGTGATGTGGTACCCATGAGAATTCATTCTGAATGCTTAACCGGAGACGCATTATTCAGTACCCGTTGTGACTGCGGCGCACAGTTAGAAAAGGCGCTACAAAATATTGTAGAGCAAGGCAAAGGAGTGCTGCTTTATTTACGTCAAGAAGGGCGTGGCATTGGCTTGTTAAACAAAATTCGAGCGTATAATTTGCAAGACCAAGGCTTAGATACGGTTGAAGCAAACGAGCATTTAGGCTTTGACGCTGACTTGCGAGAATACGATATGTGCAAGTTAATGCTTGATACCCTCAATGTGCAACGGGTGAATTTGATGACCAATAATCCTAAAAAGCGTAAAGCGCTAGAAGCGATGGGCATTGAAGTGGTCAGCCGCACGCCAATTGACCACGGCATTACAGATGACAACCGCCATTATATTCGCACTAAAACGGAAAAATTGGGTCATGTGTTTGACCCGCACCTACTCAAGTAA
- a CDS encoding c-type cytochrome produces MNLISKACVVASISTIAMLSTNVFAGDIAAGKSKSATCMACHGANGISQIPMYPNLAGQKEQYLAIQLKAFRAGERKNMVMAPMVAGLSDADIENLAAYYASLDPSGK; encoded by the coding sequence ATGAATCTAATCTCAAAAGCATGTGTTGTGGCGAGTATTTCAACAATCGCCATGTTATCAACTAACGTTTTCGCTGGCGACATTGCGGCGGGTAAATCTAAATCAGCGACCTGCATGGCATGTCATGGCGCGAATGGAATTTCGCAAATTCCCATGTATCCAAACTTGGCTGGCCAGAAAGAACAATACTTGGCAATCCAGTTAAAGGCGTTTCGCGCAGGTGAGCGTAAAAATATGGTGATGGCACCTATGGTTGCAGGTTTGAGTGATGCTGACATAGAAAATTTAGCCGCATATTACGCGAGTTTAGATCCGTCAGGGAAATAA
- a CDS encoding protein adenylyltransferase SelO, whose product MNLDHSYATHLGDLGALTKPLRVANPQLVEVNHTLRDALQLPASWFTQSSIMSMLFGNTSSFTTHSFAQKYGGHQFGGWNPDLGDGRGVLLGEAKDKFGKSWDLHLKGAGPTPYSRFADGRAVLRSTLREYLASEALHHMGIPTSRALCLITSDEPVYREKQEKAAMMIRVSQSHIRFGHFEYFYHNGELDKLKRLFDYCFEHHFSACLHSESPHLAMLEKIVTDTATLIAKWQAYGFNHGVMNTDNMSIHGITFDFGPYAFLDDFNPKFVCNHSDHRGRYAFEQQPSVGLWNLNALAHAFTPYLSVEQIKGALSQYEASLMAEFSQLMRQKLGLYENTQNTAELVNRWLDLIYQDKRDYHISFRLLCEVDEHGENQPLVDHFIQRDTAKTWLEHYQNALITQGVKRQERQANMRNINPEYVLRNYQAQLAIDAAQNGDFSRFRKLLHVLQHPFESKPEYAEFAKPPPNWGKHMEISCSS is encoded by the coding sequence ATGAATTTAGATCATTCATATGCAACGCATTTAGGTGATTTAGGCGCCTTAACTAAGCCTTTGCGTGTGGCAAACCCTCAACTTGTTGAGGTTAACCACACCTTACGCGACGCACTGCAACTACCAGCATCATGGTTTACGCAATCTAGCATAATGTCGATGCTTTTTGGCAATACAAGTTCATTTACGACACATTCTTTTGCACAAAAGTACGGTGGTCATCAGTTTGGTGGATGGAATCCAGACTTAGGTGATGGACGTGGTGTATTGCTTGGAGAAGCGAAAGACAAATTCGGAAAATCATGGGATTTGCATCTTAAAGGCGCTGGTCCTACGCCCTATTCACGCTTCGCGGACGGGCGAGCTGTATTGCGCTCAACCCTGCGCGAATACCTCGCAAGTGAAGCATTGCACCATATGGGTATTCCTACCTCAAGGGCACTTTGCTTAATTACCAGTGACGAACCCGTGTACCGAGAAAAACAAGAAAAAGCCGCTATGATGATCCGAGTCAGCCAGAGTCATATTCGTTTCGGCCATTTTGAATACTTTTATCACAATGGTGAACTGGACAAACTCAAGCGGTTATTTGACTACTGCTTTGAACATCATTTTTCTGCATGTTTGCACAGTGAATCTCCCCATTTAGCCATGCTAGAAAAAATAGTCACGGATACCGCTACCCTAATTGCAAAATGGCAAGCATACGGTTTTAACCATGGCGTTATGAATACTGACAATATGTCGATTCACGGGATTACCTTCGATTTTGGCCCTTATGCTTTTTTAGATGATTTTAATCCTAAATTTGTCTGTAACCATTCTGATCATCGAGGGCGATATGCATTTGAGCAACAGCCTAGCGTGGGTTTGTGGAACCTAAATGCCCTTGCGCACGCATTCACCCCCTACTTGAGTGTCGAACAAATCAAGGGGGCGCTAAGTCAATATGAAGCAAGCTTAATGGCTGAATTTTCACAACTTATGCGCCAAAAGCTTGGGCTGTACGAAAATACCCAAAACACCGCCGAACTAGTGAATCGTTGGCTCGACCTAATTTATCAAGACAAGCGTGATTACCACATTAGCTTTCGATTATTGTGCGAAGTTGATGAACACGGTGAAAATCAGCCACTTGTTGATCACTTCATACAACGCGACACGGCTAAAACTTGGTTAGAACATTATCAAAACGCACTGATTACTCAAGGTGTAAAGAGGCAAGAACGCCAAGCAAACATGCGCAATATTAACCCCGAATATGTACTGCGGAACTACCAAGCACAACTGGCAATTGATGCAGCACAAAACGGAGATTTTTCACGTTTTAGAAAGTTATTACATGTGCTGCAACACCCATTTGAAAGCAAACCAGAATATGCCGAATTTGCTAAACCACCCCCTAACTGGGGTAAACACATGGAAATATCATGCAGCAGTTAA
- a CDS encoding EAL domain-containing protein, translating to MLLLIMQLGLVLKAQTTQTSVNINDSTPSVNLITSSHWLVADNKVQLSDVQELKTWRDTFSPQPLNDNQSLWGRVTLSTDSNHRPFFISIDNPRIDALDIYVLDERDRIINSYRLGTTRPHDNRPFEHRLFVVPVDIPYAQPRNIYIKIRDEGPLVFAFDVKSETALIQKEQRNSTIFSLFSGALTMMVLYFLITYTLLRSPVRFWFSVASTAYLLLFLNSQGVVSHVTGFNQYIDNLSTILCALLLFSLAKITFTIFRPLPTYYRYFLYAMGWLSAASAFVLNSYQQILLVSGASISSIVVIAVLAIFYRYKGHTISNRVFALGLTLISLTTVAHIGLYLNWVAFPEQLSLTLSTLIVIGIVLIAVAIAAHEKVIAFRHYNEQQTSIRALQQFVDMFEEAPEGRFISSLDGQLLRANLAMAKIFGYEDVAQMKAHLPTMSALYAEPNERELLLGELHKNQSTLSKELRGRTRQNQDLWLSVSAQLSKNGDTDEKLICGSVVDISARKSDHQSIEYMASHDTLTGFYQRQAFEKSLHEAILFAKQQQEELTLLHVNIDQFKAINDTHGHKAGDAVLRQLSQLMKKIVSDDGMIGRLGGDEFGILLVGNNAQNSFMLANKLLNAVQVHEFTWEERPLTLGVSIGQVPWNDTISSSEQLLSMADSACYMAKKHGRNRLHTYSSTDKQIAKYESQLSWLPRIQHALSHNGFELHCQPYMPMTSIAKGHHYEILLRLVDEHDQRILPSEFLPAAERYNLSAKIDRWVIDTYFAWLAQNPQHKADLMRCNINLSGHSLGEQDLKLFILSAFEKYQVPHNKICFEITESMAILKLDETIEFIDTFKALGCTFALDDFGSGFSSYNYLKNLPVDQVKIDGEFVKNILIAPVDMAMVNSIKDIASAMKIQTVAEYVESKEIMVELGKIGVDFVQGFGVNKPISLSTMTDQNSVFNSESGL from the coding sequence ATGTTGCTGCTTATCATGCAACTTGGGCTGGTGCTTAAGGCGCAAACCACGCAAACCAGCGTTAATATTAATGACTCAACGCCTTCCGTTAATTTAATCACCTCTAGCCATTGGCTTGTAGCCGATAATAAAGTGCAGCTGTCTGACGTGCAGGAACTGAAAACGTGGCGTGATACCTTCTCTCCGCAACCTCTAAATGATAATCAAAGCCTATGGGGCAGAGTTACCCTGAGCACTGATAGTAATCATCGACCTTTTTTTATCAGTATTGATAATCCACGTATCGACGCGTTGGATATCTACGTGTTAGATGAGAGAGACAGGATCATTAACTCATATCGCCTAGGTACAACACGACCTCATGATAACCGCCCTTTTGAGCATAGGTTATTCGTGGTTCCGGTAGATATTCCTTATGCTCAGCCGCGAAACATCTATATTAAGATCCGCGATGAAGGCCCGCTGGTGTTCGCTTTTGATGTAAAATCAGAGACAGCACTGATTCAAAAAGAACAACGAAACAGCACGATTTTCTCCTTGTTCAGCGGCGCATTGACCATGATGGTGCTGTACTTTTTGATCACCTATACGTTATTGCGCAGCCCGGTGCGCTTTTGGTTTTCGGTAGCCAGTACGGCTTATTTACTGCTGTTTTTAAATAGCCAAGGTGTGGTGAGTCATGTCACTGGTTTCAATCAATACATAGACAACCTAAGCACTATTCTGTGTGCCCTGTTGCTGTTTTCATTAGCGAAAATAACCTTCACTATATTTCGCCCACTGCCTACCTACTACCGCTATTTCCTATATGCCATGGGTTGGTTAAGTGCTGCATCGGCGTTTGTACTTAATAGCTACCAACAGATTTTATTGGTGTCTGGCGCTTCTATATCATCCATTGTGGTTATCGCCGTGTTAGCGATATTTTATCGTTACAAAGGACACACCATCAGTAATCGCGTGTTTGCTTTGGGTTTAACGCTTATTAGCCTGACGACGGTGGCACACATTGGACTTTATCTGAACTGGGTGGCTTTTCCCGAACAACTGTCACTCACGCTTAGCACGTTAATCGTTATCGGTATTGTATTGATTGCCGTTGCCATCGCCGCCCACGAAAAAGTCATCGCATTTAGGCATTACAACGAGCAACAAACTTCGATTCGCGCCTTACAACAGTTCGTCGATATGTTTGAAGAAGCCCCAGAAGGGCGCTTTATCTCCAGCCTCGATGGTCAATTGTTACGCGCTAATCTAGCCATGGCGAAGATATTTGGCTATGAAGACGTAGCGCAAATGAAAGCCCACTTGCCCACAATGTCCGCCTTGTATGCAGAGCCAAATGAACGAGAGCTGCTGCTAGGTGAACTCCATAAAAACCAATCCACGTTAAGTAAAGAATTACGCGGTAGAACACGGCAAAATCAGGATCTTTGGCTATCTGTGTCTGCTCAATTAAGCAAAAATGGCGACACTGATGAAAAACTAATTTGTGGCTCAGTAGTAGACATTAGCGCGCGAAAGTCTGACCACCAAAGCATTGAGTACATGGCCAGCCACGATACGTTAACCGGCTTTTATCAGCGCCAAGCATTCGAGAAAAGCCTACATGAAGCGATACTCTTCGCTAAACAGCAGCAAGAAGAATTGACCTTATTGCACGTAAACATTGATCAATTTAAAGCGATCAACGATACACATGGCCATAAAGCCGGCGATGCGGTACTTAGGCAGCTTTCGCAGTTAATGAAAAAGATTGTCAGCGATGATGGCATGATAGGTCGCTTAGGCGGAGATGAATTTGGTATTTTACTGGTTGGCAATAATGCCCAGAACAGTTTTATGCTCGCCAATAAACTATTGAATGCCGTACAAGTACATGAGTTTACATGGGAAGAACGCCCCTTGACCCTTGGGGTCAGCATTGGCCAAGTACCATGGAATGACACAATATCAAGCTCAGAGCAGCTGCTCAGTATGGCCGATTCGGCCTGTTATATGGCGAAAAAGCACGGCCGGAACCGACTTCACACTTACTCCTCAACAGACAAGCAAATTGCCAAATACGAATCTCAATTGAGTTGGCTACCCCGTATACAACACGCACTGAGCCACAACGGTTTTGAACTTCATTGCCAACCGTATATGCCAATGACCTCTATTGCTAAGGGGCACCACTACGAAATATTGTTGCGCTTAGTGGATGAACACGACCAGCGCATACTGCCCAGTGAGTTCTTACCCGCAGCTGAGCGCTATAACCTCAGTGCCAAAATTGACCGTTGGGTTATCGACACCTATTTTGCTTGGTTAGCACAAAACCCCCAGCACAAAGCAGATCTAATGCGTTGTAATATCAACTTAAGTGGCCATTCCCTGGGTGAACAGGATCTTAAACTGTTTATTTTGAGCGCGTTTGAGAAATACCAAGTACCTCACAATAAGATTTGTTTCGAGATAACGGAAAGCATGGCTATCTTAAAACTCGACGAAACCATTGAGTTTATTGATACATTCAAAGCGCTTGGCTGTACATTCGCTCTAGATGACTTTGGCAGCGGCTTTTCATCATACAATTACCTAAAAAATCTCCCTGTGGACCAAGTCAAAATTGACGGCGAATTCGTCAAAAATATTCTTATTGCTCCCGTGGATATGGCAATGGTCAATTCCATCAAAGACATCGCCAGCGCGATGAAAATACAAACCGTAGCGGAATATGTAGAATCAAAAGAGATCATGGTGGAATTAGGTAAAATTGGCGTTGATTTTGTTCAAGGATTTGGCGTGAACAAACCCATTTCGCTAAGCACGATGACAGACCAGAACAGTGTCTTTAATTCAGAATCGGGGCTGTAG
- the metJ gene encoding met regulon transcriptional regulator MetJ translates to MAKTTKWNGKYIHPYAEHGKKSEQVKKVTVSIPLKVLKVLTDERTRRQVNNLRHATNSELLCEAFLHAFTGQPLPNDNDLQKDNDNRIPSDALRIMQEMGIDIDSEE, encoded by the coding sequence ATGGCTAAAACGACAAAATGGAATGGGAAATACATTCATCCCTACGCCGAGCATGGGAAAAAGAGCGAGCAAGTGAAAAAAGTCACCGTCTCTATTCCTTTAAAAGTGCTCAAGGTGTTAACAGATGAACGTACACGTCGCCAGGTGAATAACCTGCGTCATGCAACGAACTCAGAGTTGTTGTGTGAAGCATTTTTACATGCCTTCACTGGGCAGCCATTGCCGAATGACAATGACTTACAAAAAGATAATGACAATCGTATCCCCAGCGATGCATTGCGCATCATGCAAGAAATGGGCATCGATATCGATTCAGAAGAATAG
- the metF gene encoding methylenetetrahydrofolate reductase yields the protein MVSYAQGIDALNQSLSEVKGINVSFEFFPPKTETMEKTLWKSVERLAPLKPKYMSVTYGANSGERDRTHEIVKRIQSETGIAAAPHLTCVDASRDELKQIAKDYWASGIRKIVALRGDLPEGYTEHVSYASDLVALLRDVADFDIAVAAYPEKHPEAPNSQFDLLNLKRKADAGANQAISQFFFDAEVFLRFRDRAAAAGIEMDIVPGILPVTNYQTLQRFAGFTNVHVPNWLHKMYDGLDKDDQTTRNLMGASIAMDMVKVLAKEGIRDFHFYTLNRCELSYAICHMLGVRAD from the coding sequence ATGGTCTCTTATGCACAAGGTATCGATGCCCTCAACCAGTCACTGTCAGAAGTGAAAGGGATCAATGTATCATTTGAATTTTTTCCACCTAAAACTGAAACGATGGAAAAGACACTATGGAAATCGGTGGAGCGCTTAGCGCCGCTAAAGCCCAAATATATGTCTGTGACTTACGGTGCAAATAGCGGTGAGCGTGATCGTACCCACGAAATCGTAAAACGTATTCAGAGCGAAACAGGGATTGCCGCTGCGCCGCACTTAACATGCGTAGATGCTAGCCGTGACGAATTAAAGCAAATCGCCAAAGATTATTGGGCCAGTGGTATTCGGAAAATTGTAGCTTTGCGTGGTGATTTACCCGAAGGCTATACCGAGCATGTATCTTACGCGTCTGATTTAGTGGCATTACTGCGTGATGTGGCTGATTTTGACATCGCCGTTGCAGCATACCCAGAGAAACACCCTGAAGCGCCGAACAGTCAATTTGACTTGTTAAACCTAAAACGCAAAGCCGATGCAGGCGCGAACCAAGCAATTAGCCAGTTCTTTTTCGATGCTGAAGTGTTTTTACGTTTCAGGGACAGGGCAGCAGCAGCGGGTATTGAGATGGATATCGTACCGGGTATTTTGCCTGTGACGAACTATCAAACCCTGCAGCGTTTTGCAGGCTTTACCAACGTACACGTACCGAACTGGCTGCACAAAATGTATGACGGCCTAGATAAGGACGACCAAACTACTCGTAACTTAATGGGCGCTAGCATTGCCATGGACATGGTCAAAGTCTTAGCAAAAGAAGGCATTCGTGATTTTCATTTCTATACTCTGAATCGCTGTGAATTGAGTTATGCTATTTGCCATATGTTGGGCGTTAGAGCAGACTAA